A region of the Synechococcus sp. PCC 7502 genome:
ATACTGCAAACTTTTTCAGTCATATTCATCCCCCAAATGTGTAACCACTATTACAGCCTATTTTACGACCAATGGATACTTTGGGGTGTGGGGCTGCGCCCCAAGCAGAGTTTCCACCCCTGTATACACAAACCCATAAAAGACTGTATCTAACTAATAATCTGAGCTTAGAATTGCTGACAATAAATACAGGACTTACGCACTATTAAACAAAAACTAGATTTAAAAGGGGTTTAGGGCAAAGCCTCAATTGAGGGCTACATCCTCAGACTCCCACATTATTTTGCAAATTTGAGTGTGTAAGTTATAGAATATTCATGGTTGATTAACTAGTACATTGTGTTATACTAGCATCCTTGAATAAATCTGATAAATAGGGTCGATGCCCGAGTGGTTAATGGGGGCGGACTGTAAATCCGCTGGCTACGCCTACGCTGGTTCAAATCCAGCTCGGCCCATCAATTTTTCACCTGTAGTCTGACTTCTTAGTAAATCCAAAAATACTAAGAAAAAAATATGTTTGTTACAATTAGTACAATTACCAAGTAAAATAGCTTCTGTTCCAAATAAGATTAATTGACTGTAATGTTAGATGTCCGAAACCTATCTTAATCATCCCACCTTTGGACTGCTATCTCGAGTCTGCCTTGTGGATGAGCATAGAAGCCTATTCACTACTCTTTACGCCCAACGTTTATTTTTCTTAATTATTCAAAGCCCGAGCGGTTTACAGTTTGATCCTATAACTCGTTCTGATGCCAAGATGATGGTAGAGAATCGGATGAGAGCAGTTAAACGTCAAGGCTATTTTGATGAGCACGACACATTACAAATTATCTACAAGCGTACTTTTTCTTAGATATTTTCTTAGACACTTGTAACTGCTTTCAAAGTTGCTTTTAATAGGTCTTATTCCCATTGTCATAAAGTTAGAACTATATTTAGTCTTAATAATTCTTGATTTGATCCTGATCGCCTGATTGATAACGTTTTTAGGAAAATATTTGTTTGTAGTCCTTGATACCTTAACCTTGGCTTAAAAATGGGGACTTAAGATTTTATAGAGCTAAGAATTAAGAAGTTAAGCAAATATGACCTATTCTTCAAGAACTGATACACAGACTGATTGGCGGGAATTTTTAGAAAATGTTTACAGAGGGAGAAACTTATATCCCTTTGCTAGCGGACATGAGATTTCTATGTACCCCCATGAAGTCTGGATTGTATGCAGAGGCGTAGTTCAACTTAATACTATTCACTCAAGCGGGACAGAGGTGATCTTGGGCGTTGTTGGTACCTCTATGCCCTTTGGGTTGCCCTTAACAACCTTAAATCCCTATCAAGCGATCGCTCTCTCAGACGTTGATCTTATGCGGTTTTCTATGGCAGAAGTTGAACATTCTCCAATTCTATCTCAGGGAATATTCCGCCATCTGATTCGGAGACTACAACAAACTGAAGCCATGCTATCGGTTATTAACCATAGGCGCGTTGAAGATAGATTAAAGCAATTACTGTTAATGCTAAAAAATGAAGTTGGACAAGATACACCTCATGGAGTTTGTTTAAATATAAGGCTAACGCATCAGCACCTAGCAAATGCAATTAGTAGTACTAGGGTCACTGTGACTAGAGCTTTAGGGGAGTTGCAGGCAGAGGGATGGTTGAGTTTTGATAAAAATCGCTATATTCTAATTCATTGATATTACTTATACTAAACTCATATAAATAACTAGTGATAGCTAATCCTCAAGGGTAAGGTTTTGGGCTATAACCCCAATAGTAAATAAATAAATGCCTATTAACTCTTTGTATGATGCTCTTGAGGGAAATCAGTTTGTAGAAACAATTTATCAAACTCCTAGGCAGGAATATTGGCTTAAAGCAATCATCACCCTACGACAGTTTTGGAATGAGATTTCATCCAATCAGACCAGTAATAAAAGCGATAAAGGGATATTTTTAACCAACTCTCCGCAGTTACTGTCGAGGAATTTTTATGGCGATTTATCAGTTCAAGCTTGGTTTTTTACCGCTAATCAGTCGTTTTTATTTCCTCCCCAATTTCAGGCAATCCAGTCAACACAGGTAGTTCAAGTAAATACTATTAATGCCTATACAGAGTACTTTTTAATTCTAGCTACGAATAAATTTGCGATATTACTGATTTCAAGTGACCAAAAGTTTTTATTTTCCCTACATCCTGATGCGATCGCTCCTGCACTTTCAGTCATCAAATCTCTTGTTTCCGATCATGTACAGGCTAGAGAACTAGAGCAAAATCTGCAAAATTTTCGGCTTGTAGTGCCACCCTATCAAGTTATCAGCAAATTTGCCCTTGCTTTACTTACCCAATCATTTCAGCAGGAATTACCGATTCCCGAAATTAAGGAAGTTGATATTATTAAAGCGATCGCCCATGAAGTTAAAACTCCACTTACGACCATTAGGACCTTAGTACAATCTTTACTACGGCGGCAAGATGTGAGCCAGATCATAAGGAACCGTTTAGAGAAGATAGACTTTGAATGCCAAGATCAAATTGGCAGGTTTAACTTAATTTTTGAAATTGTTAATTTAAATCGGCAGGTTATTCGGACAGAACCAACTAGTTTAGGTAAAATTTTGGACACTAGTCTGAGCCTCTGGCAGCAGCAAGCTCAACGCCGTCACCTGAGTATAGAAGTAGTTTCTCTAAACCCGTTACCTGTTATCATCACCAATAGGCAACTATTAACACAATTGCTTAATAGCATAGTTGATCGGATAACTCGTAGTATCCCTGCGGGTAGTCATATCAGGATCAGCATAAACATTGCTGGCAAGTATGTTAAATTGCAATTTAAATCTGATAGTGATCCCACAAATGAAAAACTAACCCATAAAGCATTAGGGCAATGGCTAATGCTCCAACCAGAAACAGGAACATTAAGCCTAAGCTTGATGATTAGTAAAGTTTTATTTGAGCTAATCGGCGGGAAACTAACAATTAGAAATCATCCAACCATAGGTGCCTATGATGGTGAGCTTTTAACTATATTTCTTGTACTCAATAACTAAAACCTAACCAAAACTTACTGGGATGCTAAAAGTAGTTGCTTAAATTTCTCTAGCTCTGCTGCCCAGCGTGGGTCGGGCTGGTGGGACTCTTCAGTTGTTGATACTTGAGAGGTAGAAGAGTTACGAGTGTTATTAGAACGACGAGATTTGCCACTATTGCTACTATTTTGCTTGGTAGCTTTAGGTGTAGGAGGGGTAAATTTAGGTGACTCAGAGGTTTCATCACTGGAATCAGACCCATCAATAGTCTTGGATTGCCCCTTAGTACGAGGTAATGCCTCTTCGAGTTTTAGTAAAGCCCCATTGAAATCATAGCCATTAAACTTTTCGATCACGGTGGTAGCTGCTTCAGGAGTTTCAACGGTTACAAACCCAAAGCCCCGACATTTACCAGTTTTAGTGTCACTGATAATTTTCAAGGACACAGAATCACCAGATTCACTAAAAATCTTTTCTAAACCTTCACGATCCAGTTCTGCTGGCAGATTGCCAACGTAAAGACGAATTGACATGATACAGACAAACCTCTAACTTAACTTAAAAAAATTCTTTTTACTGACTTGCAGCTCTGATAATTAAACCGTTTCAGACTTGGATGAGTGATGGCTACTAATTGCTGCTGCCTATAGACCACATATTAAAATACCATAGAAATTTGGTTTTTTATATATTCTTAAGATTAATAAGATCAAATAGGGATGAACCGCAGCCACCCCATAGAACATATAGTTACTAGTTAAGAGCTTCGGCACCGCCCACTACTTCCAGAATTTCTTGGGTAATACTAGCTTGGCGAGCCTTATTGTACTGTAAGGTCAAGTTGCCAACGATTTCTACGGCGTTATCACTGGCATTACTCATAGCTGTCATCCGTGAAGCTAGTTCGCTAGCAGCAGATTCTTGGAGGGCGCGTAAAAGTTGGTAGTTAATATATAAGGGCAGTAAAGCTTCCAAAATTTCCACTGGTTCCTGCTCAAAGATCATTTCGCTGGGAATTTCACGCACCGTGGTTTCTAGTTTTTCCCGATCAACTTCAAATTTGCCGCCTCTGACGATTAGTCTAAATATCTCATCATCACTGGCTTCTAGTCCTTGGGGACTAAGGGGAATAAGGGTTTGGACTACGGGACGTGAGCTAATTAAAGAAACAAAACGGGTATAAATAATTTCTACTCGATCAATGCGACCTGCTAAAAATGCCGAGAGAACTTCATCGGCGATCGCATTTGCTTCTGAAACAGCAGGAATTTGATCTAGCCCCATATATTGGGCTTCAATTGGCTGGCTGCGACGGGTAAAGTACTGTACTGCTTTGCGTCCGACTAAAATATACTGATAGCCGATGCCCTGTTCGGTTAGCTCCTTGGCTCTATTTTCAGCCCTGCGAATTACGGTGGTGTTGTAACCCCCGCAGAGTCCGCGATCGCCACTGATGACTAAAATTCCAACATTTTTAACTGGACGATTTGCTAGCAGTGGTAAACTGACATCTTCAAACTTGAGGCGACTTTGTAAACGATATAAAACTTGGGCAAGGCGATCGGCAAAGGGGCGAGTTGCTAAAACCTGCTGTTGAGCTTTTCTAACTTTAGCAGCAGCAACAAGGCGCATAGCCTCGGTAATTTTTCTGGTATTTTTAACGCTAGCGATACTATCTCGAATCGTTTTAAGGTTAGCCATTGGGATTAAAAGTGGACTAAAGTGATTATATTTTGCAGTTAATGACCATAATAATACGAGGTGGTATCCTCAACCCAAGAGGTTTAGTTTAAAGTTCTTCAGTAATGTTCAGTAAGTTATTGAGTAAATAGCAAGTAGGGCTAATTTACCTGAATTTATGAACGATTTATTGATTAATTACATAGTTCTCTAATCAAGGGTTAGTTATAATTACTACTTGTTAAACCAGAATAATTGAACTAGAAAATTACTTGACTCTATGACTAAATTTATCTTTGTAACGGGTGGAGTAGTTTCTAGTATTGGCAAAGGCATTGTTGCAGCTAGTTTGGGACGACTACTAAAGTCCAGAGATTATTCAGTTTCGATTCTGAAGCTTGATCCTTATATTAATGTTGACCCCGGCACTATGAGTCCCTTTCAGCATGGGGAAGTATTTGTTACTAGCGATGGGGCAGAAACGGATTTGGACTTGGGGCATTATGAACGGTTTACCGATACTTCTATGTCCAAGCTAAATAATGTCACCACTGGAGCGATTTACCAATCGGTTATTAATCGAGAACGGCGGGGGGACTACGAAGGTGGGACAGTTCAAGTAATTCCACATATTACTAATGAAATTAAAGAGCGCATTAAGCGGGTTGCCATAAATACTAATCCTGATGTGGTGATTACCGAGATTGGTGGAACAGTGGGGGACATTGAATCCTTACCTTTTATGGAGGCGATTCGACAGTTTCGTAAAGATGTGGGACGGAATAATGTGGTGTATATGCACGTTACCCTGATGCCTTGGATTCCTGCGGCGGGAGAAATGAAAACTAAGCCCACCCAGCATTCTGTGAAAGAATTACGCTCCATTGGGATTCAACCTGATATTTTAGTCTGTCGTAGCGATCGCCCTATTCCCCAAGGTATTAAAGACAAAGTTGCTGAATTTTGTAATGTTGTACCAGAATGCGTGATTACCTGTGTCGATGTCAAAACTATCTATGAAGTGCCATTAGTATTAGAACGAGAAGGACTTGCAGAGCAGGTTTTAGGTTTATTAAAACTGGAGCAACGTAACCCAGATTTACGCAGTTGGCAGACATTAGTGGAACGGTTATATCGATCTGAGCATTGTTTAAATGTGGCGATCGTGGGTAAATATGTGCGTTTGAATGATGCCTATTTATCCGTGGTTGAGGCATTAAGGCATGGGGCAGCAGCCATTAACTGTTCTGTAGAAATTCATTGGATTAACTCTGAAGATATTGAAACCTTTGGGGCGGAAAAATTTCTAAAGGATATGAGTGCGATCATCGTACCTGGTGGCTTTGGAGTCAGAGGCGTAAATGGCAAGATTGCGGCGGTGGAATATGCCCGTGAGCGTCGAGTTCCATTTTTAGGATTGTGTTTGGGGATGCAGTGTGCGGTGATTGAATGGGCAAGAAATATTGCGAGGTTAGAATCTGCTCACAGTTCAGAATTTGATGAGAACTCACCGAATCAAGTTATTCACCTTTTACCTGAACAGCATGACATTGTGGATTTGGGCGGAACCATGAGATTAGGGCTGTATGCCTGTAGAGTTGTTCCTAATACTTTGGCGCAAAAACTGTATGGTGATTCGGTGATATATGAACGTCATCGTCATCGCTACGAGTTTAATAATGCCTATCGCAATTTGTTTTTAGATTCTGGTTATGTGATTAGTGGCACTTCTCCCGATGGTAGATTAGTGGAAATGGTGGAGCTTCCTAATCATCCTTACTTTATTGCGGTGCAGTTTCACCCAGAATTTCAATCTCGCCCTAGCCAGCCCCATCCTTTATTTCAAGGACTAATTCAGGCTGCTTTAACTCATAGTAAAATTGGGCAACCATTATCATTACTGATTCCTGAATATCTGAACCAAGAACAGCAGGTACACTCTTAGCTTTTAGTTTTAACAAAATATTTAACCCTAAAATTGACAATTGTTAAATTACCTTAATAGTAAAGATTAGATAAGCGTTGTTGCCCCAAAGTCCTGTATTTTAATAATATTAGGTGGAAAATATATAAAAATAATCTAGCTTTAAGTCTATGCTGCAGGTTTTCTAGTGCATATTTGTTCGGTAAGTGCGAATTAATTTCACGGTACAACCCAGAGTCACCTAGGCTTGATCAAAAGTTCTAATCAATTGTTAAATTTAATTTGTTTAATTAATATCTAAGGGAGAAATTTTTATGCAGGATGCCGTAACCACCCTGATTGGTATATACGATGCTACAGGGCGTTATTTAGATCGAGATGCGATCGATGAGCTTAAATCTTATTTTGGCACTGGTACGGCTAGGTTAAAGGCTGCATCCACAATTACTGCTAATGCGGCTGGGTTAGTCCGTCAAGCAGGCACTAAGCTATTTGAAGTTGTACCCGATTTGATCCGTCCGGGTGGAAATGCCTATACAACTCGGCGTTATGCAGCTTGTTTAAGAGATTTAGACTATTACCTGCGTTATGCTACCTATGCTTTAGTTGCTGGTGATAACTATGTTTTAGATGAAAGAGTTTTACAGGGGCTACGGGAAACCTATAACTCTCTGGGAGTGCCAATTGGTCCTACGGTTCAGGGTATTCAAATTATTAAGGATGCCGTGATTGAGTTGGTTGGGGTAAATGCAGATTGGTTAACTGATCCCTTTGATTACATCTCTCGTCAGCTTAGTGAGACTAATATTTAGTTCTTGTTTTGTATAGCGTTAGTTCAAAATTTCTAATATTTATAGGGTGTATTTGATTGCGCCCTTTTTTTTGCTCAAGAATTAAATTTAAGTATGGGGAGAATTAAGATAGCGATCGCGCGCTTGATTTTTGATCATAGTTAATGATTCTGCCCTAGTCCAATGCTTAACTTTGGGTAAGGGGGGAGTATTTTCAAATCTAGTTAACTCCAACCCATCTCCTAAAATATCGGCAATAACCTCGGCGATCGCTTTACAGCACTGACGGGGATAACGCACCACCTGTTCTTCACAAAAACGGATAACAATCCAACCTCGATCTATAAAAAATTGATTACGGCGATCATCTTGTCCAATAAAATGAATGGGCTGGCGATGACTGTAAGGTTCGTCTATTTCAATATCTATATATAAATTTAAGCCTCGATCTATGTAGGCAAAATCGGGAGAATAGGGTTTAGGAGAATTAGGAATATTTAAGGTAAGTCGTTCGTAGATATTTGTATCGAAGTACCGGTTCAAATGCTTGACAAATTTAGCTTCGGACATTCCTCTACGGGCTTTACTGTTGGTGCCATCGTGAGGTTTTGTTTGTTTTAGTGTATCTAGGAGCAGTCGTTGCCGAAATTCTAAAATATATTCTGGACTTTGTAAGCGTTCAACTTCTTGATCGTATTCGAGTTTGAGTTGATTAAAAGCCTCTAATTTGCTGGGATATGCTCTAACCTCTTGCTCGTATTTCTGTAAACGGGTGGGAAAGTTATTTTTTAAGATTAAAGCTTGGATGGCGATCACTATAAACCCAAAAACTAAAACCCCAATACCTATGGTCAGATTAACTAAACCTATTCCTATACTTATCCCAATTACTGCTAAGGATTCTATGAAGATTAACTTGATTTCTATAGGCTGAGGAATTTGGGGCGATCGGGGTTGTTTCTCCCGAAATTTAGGTATCTTGGGCATTGCGGTTTTGATATGTTGCAATGGCTTAGGAATGATAATAATCGGGTAATAGTTCATGAATTTGGGTAATTTTGCCACAAATTGGTAGTCTCACGAATACTCTTAAAGTTACCATTACCTAACACGAGATGGTCAAGGAGGGGAATATTCAAAAAGTTAGCACCTTGAAGTAATTGCTCAGTTAGTAAAATATCTTCAGGGCTGGGTTCAGGATTACCCGAAGGATGGTTATGGGCAACGATTAATTTTACTGCCCCAGATTTCAGCACCTCTCGAAAAATATCGCGGGGATGGGCAAGGGTTTCTGTGGCTGTACCAATCGTAATTACTTTTTGCGCCATAATTCGGTTTTTACTATCTAGCATTAAAACTGCCAAACGTTCTTGAGGTTGCCACATTAGTTCAGCACTTAAAGCAGCCACAGCAATCGTTGGATCGGTAATTTGCACCCGTTCAGGAGGACGAGCATAAAAAGTACGCTTACCTAGTTCAATCGCCGCCAAGATTGTGGTTGCCTTAGCTATACCAATTCCTGAAATTTCTGTAAGCTGCTGAATCGAGACATTCTGTAATCCTTCAAGGGGATCGCTCACATTCTGCCCAACGGTTTTAAGAATTAACTGCCCCAACCCGATCGCCGAGAGCTTTCCTGCTCCTTGACCTGTCCCTAATAAAATTGCCAAAAGTTCCGCCGTAGATAGTTGAGCTACTCCGTGGGTTAGTAACCTCTCTCTGGGGCGTTCAGAGGCACTCATGTCGGAAATTCTAAGGGAATAGCCAGTCATGGTTTTACTTTCCGCAGGTTAATTCTTCACTAATAGCCGTAAGTTTGATATTCTCAGTTGCATTACTATTTGCTACTTTCATTTGCAATTGCAGATTTGTATCCGTGAGTTCCAGAATCGTAAGAGTGAATGCCAGTTTTTGCTTGATTTGAACTTTCAAAACCTGGGGAGCAGTTTTATCAATAGTCCAAGTGGTGATCGCATAGGAATTATTACAACTAGTTTCCAGAAAAGTACCATTGGGTAGAAACACATAAACAAATTTTTTTAAGCCCTGAGTTTGCCAAGCTCTACTAAAAAGCTGGCTGAGGTCATTATTTGCAGGTTTAAGATCGGGTTTAGGGTTTAGTTGAGTGAATTTTAAGGGGCGATCGCTACCATTGACATAAATCCATAAAAATGAGCCATCTAATTTGATTCGATATGCCTGTCTGAGAGCAGCTAAAAATTTCTGTTCTTGATTCATAACCGCAGGTGAGCAGAGTTTTTGGGTAGTGGCGATCGCCTTTATTCTGATCGGTAACTCTGAAGGTCTGTTAATCTCTCTAGTTGTGAGTTCGGATATATAGCGATTACACCCCCCCATACCAGTAATCTGTCCAGTGTTTTGACTAGAAGTTCCTGCTTGGGTAAATTTGAGTGTGGATTGGAGATTATCAATTACTCCTGCGCCATTTAGGTCTTCTAAAAGCCATTCCGTATTTACCAACTGATGACACCATAACTTTTTGCTCGGTGACCATACTTCCTTGGTTAAGCAATTAAATTTTGTGGATTTGAAGACAATGGATTGATTTTGGAATTGATTTGGAAACTGAGCGTTTGCCTGAATTGGAGATAGAGAAATGGTGGCGATCGCTAAGGCTAGGGTAGCTAACTTTTGCATTATGTAATTATTTAATTTTGACTCCTCGAATGGCATAGTCTAATAGTTCCATCGGATGTCTGAGCATAGTAGATTGTCCCTGAAGCTCAAGATGCTTACGGATTTGGATCGTACAACCAACATTGGACGAAGCAATTAGACTTGCTCCTGTATTGACTAA
Encoded here:
- a CDS encoding Crp/Fnr family transcriptional regulator — encoded protein: MTYSSRTDTQTDWREFLENVYRGRNLYPFASGHEISMYPHEVWIVCRGVVQLNTIHSSGTEVILGVVGTSMPFGLPLTTLNPYQAIALSDVDLMRFSMAEVEHSPILSQGIFRHLIRRLQQTEAMLSVINHRRVEDRLKQLLLMLKNEVGQDTPHGVCLNIRLTHQHLANAISSTRVTVTRALGELQAEGWLSFDKNRYILIH
- the radC gene encoding DNA repair protein RadC; this encodes MTGYSLRISDMSASERPRERLLTHGVAQLSTAELLAILLGTGQGAGKLSAIGLGQLILKTVGQNVSDPLEGLQNVSIQQLTEISGIGIAKATTILAAIELGKRTFYARPPERVQITDPTIAVAALSAELMWQPQERLAVLMLDSKNRIMAQKVITIGTATETLAHPRDIFREVLKSGAVKLIVAHNHPSGNPEPSPEDILLTEQLLQGANFLNIPLLDHLVLGNGNFKSIRETTNLWQNYPNS
- a CDS encoding RNA-binding protein; translated protein: MSIRLYVGNLPAELDREGLEKIFSESGDSVSLKIISDTKTGKCRGFGFVTVETPEAATTVIEKFNGYDFNGALLKLEEALPRTKGQSKTIDGSDSSDETSESPKFTPPTPKATKQNSSNSGKSRRSNNTRNSSTSQVSTTEESHQPDPRWAAELEKFKQLLLASQ
- a CDS encoding F0F1 ATP synthase subunit gamma, which produces MANLKTIRDSIASVKNTRKITEAMRLVAAAKVRKAQQQVLATRPFADRLAQVLYRLQSRLKFEDVSLPLLANRPVKNVGILVISGDRGLCGGYNTTVIRRAENRAKELTEQGIGYQYILVGRKAVQYFTRRSQPIEAQYMGLDQIPAVSEANAIADEVLSAFLAGRIDRVEIIYTRFVSLISSRPVVQTLIPLSPQGLEASDDEIFRLIVRGGKFEVDREKLETTVREIPSEMIFEQEPVEILEALLPLYINYQLLRALQESAASELASRMTAMSNASDNAVEIVGNLTLQYNKARQASITQEILEVVGGAEALN
- the apcB gene encoding allophycocyanin subunit beta, translated to MQDAVTTLIGIYDATGRYLDRDAIDELKSYFGTGTARLKAASTITANAAGLVRQAGTKLFEVVPDLIRPGGNAYTTRRYAACLRDLDYYLRYATYALVAGDNYVLDERVLQGLRETYNSLGVPIGPTVQGIQIIKDAVIELVGVNADWLTDPFDYISRQLSETNI
- a CDS encoding sensor histidine kinase KdpD, which produces MPINSLYDALEGNQFVETIYQTPRQEYWLKAIITLRQFWNEISSNQTSNKSDKGIFLTNSPQLLSRNFYGDLSVQAWFFTANQSFLFPPQFQAIQSTQVVQVNTINAYTEYFLILATNKFAILLISSDQKFLFSLHPDAIAPALSVIKSLVSDHVQARELEQNLQNFRLVVPPYQVISKFALALLTQSFQQELPIPEIKEVDIIKAIAHEVKTPLTTIRTLVQSLLRRQDVSQIIRNRLEKIDFECQDQIGRFNLIFEIVNLNRQVIRTEPTSLGKILDTSLSLWQQQAQRRHLSIEVVSLNPLPVIITNRQLLTQLLNSIVDRITRSIPAGSHIRISINIAGKYVKLQFKSDSDPTNEKLTHKALGQWLMLQPETGTLSLSLMISKVLFELIGGKLTIRNHPTIGAYDGELLTIFLVLNN
- the pipX gene encoding transcriptional coactivator PipX, translated to MSETYLNHPTFGLLSRVCLVDEHRSLFTTLYAQRLFFLIIQSPSGLQFDPITRSDAKMMVENRMRAVKRQGYFDEHDTLQIIYKRTFS
- a CDS encoding CTP synthase; this encodes MTKFIFVTGGVVSSIGKGIVAASLGRLLKSRDYSVSILKLDPYINVDPGTMSPFQHGEVFVTSDGAETDLDLGHYERFTDTSMSKLNNVTTGAIYQSVINRERRGDYEGGTVQVIPHITNEIKERIKRVAINTNPDVVITEIGGTVGDIESLPFMEAIRQFRKDVGRNNVVYMHVTLMPWIPAAGEMKTKPTQHSVKELRSIGIQPDILVCRSDRPIPQGIKDKVAEFCNVVPECVITCVDVKTIYEVPLVLEREGLAEQVLGLLKLEQRNPDLRSWQTLVERLYRSEHCLNVAIVGKYVRLNDAYLSVVEALRHGAAAINCSVEIHWINSEDIETFGAEKFLKDMSAIIVPGGFGVRGVNGKIAAVEYARERRVPFLGLCLGMQCAVIEWARNIARLESAHSSEFDENSPNQVIHLLPEQHDIVDLGGTMRLGLYACRVVPNTLAQKLYGDSVIYERHRHRYEFNNAYRNLFLDSGYVISGTSPDGRLVEMVELPNHPYFIAVQFHPEFQSRPSQPHPLFQGLIQAALTHSKIGQPLSLLIPEYLNQEQQVHS
- a CDS encoding META domain-containing protein, encoding MQKLATLALAIATISLSPIQANAQFPNQFQNQSIVFKSTKFNCLTKEVWSPSKKLWCHQLVNTEWLLEDLNGAGVIDNLQSTLKFTQAGTSSQNTGQITGMGGCNRYISELTTREINRPSELPIRIKAIATTQKLCSPAVMNQEQKFLAALRQAYRIKLDGSFLWIYVNGSDRPLKFTQLNPKPDLKPANNDLSQLFSRAWQTQGLKKFVYVFLPNGTFLETSCNNSYAITTWTIDKTAPQVLKVQIKQKLAFTLTILELTDTNLQLQMKVANSNATENIKLTAISEELTCGK